Proteins from a single region of Methanotorris igneus Kol 5:
- a CDS encoding metallophosphoesterase family protein produces the protein MKLAILSDIHSNLEALEAVLNDIDKHDIDRVFCLGDIVGYGANPNECIEIIKKFPTVAGNHDYGVIGKEMISFFNTFGQIAIIYTKEVLKEENAEYLKKLPLIIEEKIDGKKVIFSHACPQNPDSWEYLFPDYVPDYVFSYEDVVFVGHSHIPFVYSKNRGCVLTHEGKIELNENDKYVINPGSVGQPRDGVNRASYAIFDTDEYSVEIKRIPYDIIKAANKILNVGLPEYLAERLFLGK, from the coding sequence ATGAAACTGGCAATTTTGTCAGACATACACTCAAACTTAGAGGCATTAGAGGCGGTTTTAAATGATATAGATAAACATGATATAGATAGGGTATTCTGCTTGGGGGATATTGTTGGGTATGGGGCAAATCCAAACGAATGCATAGAGATAATAAAAAAATTCCCAACTGTTGCTGGAAATCATGATTATGGAGTTATAGGGAAAGAGATGATAAGTTTTTTCAACACATTTGGGCAGATAGCGATTATCTATACCAAAGAAGTATTAAAAGAAGAAAATGCTGAATATTTAAAAAAACTTCCCCTAATAATTGAGGAAAAAATTGACGGCAAAAAAGTTATATTTTCCCATGCGTGCCCACAAAATCCAGATAGTTGGGAATACCTGTTTCCAGATTATGTTCCAGATTATGTTTTTAGTTATGAGGATGTTGTATTTGTTGGACATTCACATATTCCATTTGTATATTCAAAGAATAGAGGTTGTGTATTAACTCATGAAGGAAAAATTGAGTTAAATGAAAATGACAAATACGTTATAAACCCTGGAAGTGTTGGACAGCCAAGGGATGGGGTAAATAGGGCATCTTATGCTATTTTTGATACCGATGAGTATAGTGTTGAGATAAAAAGAATCCCATACGACATAATAAAAGCAGCAAATAAAATCTTAAATGTTGGATTACCAGAATATCTCGCGGAAAGGTTATTTTTGGGAAAATAA
- a CDS encoding MBL fold metallo-hydrolase, whose product MKITFRGAAMEVGRSCIEIDSGESKILLDCGVKLTGEGPKYPILDNIKVDGVFVSHAHLDHVGALPILTHNQINAPIHSTPLTKEITKVLLKDSLKIEMVEHISPKFNMHDIKKCINLHIPTYYNKRRVFKDFVYEYFDAGHIPGSASILLDYGNKKILYTGDIKVRDTRLVKGADLSYANEDIDVLIIESTYGNSIHPDREMTEKRFLQKIKETINRGGVALIPVFAVNRAQEILLILAEEKFDVPIFVDGMAIEITEIMLRHSEYLRDAKKLEKAYSRVYVVKSRDEREKVIEYLKENGGIVVTTAGMLDGGPILHYLSEMWDNPENSLILTGYQVEDTNGRYLIETGYLIINGQEIKPKLEVTLFDFSAHAGMDELHEFVNKVNPETLIIQHGDELEVLTFKKWAIEKGFNVYTPKLGEVIRI is encoded by the coding sequence ATGAAGATTACATTCAGAGGAGCGGCAATGGAAGTTGGAAGAAGTTGCATAGAAATTGATAGCGGAGAAAGTAAAATTTTATTGGACTGTGGTGTTAAATTAACGGGGGAGGGCCCCAAATACCCAATATTGGACAATATTAAAGTCGATGGTGTATTTGTGTCCCACGCTCATTTGGACCACGTTGGGGCATTGCCAATTTTAACACATAACCAGATAAATGCACCAATACATTCAACACCATTAACAAAAGAAATTACAAAGGTGTTGTTGAAAGATTCATTAAAAATAGAGATGGTTGAACATATAAGCCCCAAGTTTAACATGCATGACATAAAGAAATGTATTAATTTGCATATTCCAACATACTACAACAAAAGAAGAGTTTTTAAGGATTTTGTTTATGAATATTTTGATGCTGGGCATATTCCTGGGAGTGCATCGATACTGTTAGATTATGGCAATAAAAAAATTCTTTACACTGGAGATATAAAGGTTAGAGATACAAGATTGGTTAAAGGAGCTGATTTAAGTTATGCAAATGAAGATATAGATGTTTTAATCATTGAATCAACTTACGGCAACTCAATCCATCCAGATAGAGAAATGACAGAAAAAAGATTCCTACAAAAAATAAAAGAAACAATCAATAGGGGAGGAGTTGCATTAATTCCAGTGTTTGCAGTAAATAGGGCTCAAGAAATCCTTCTAATTTTGGCGGAGGAGAAGTTTGATGTTCCAATATTTGTTGATGGCATGGCAATTGAGATTACCGAAATTATGCTTAGGCATTCAGAATATTTAAGGGATGCAAAAAAATTAGAAAAAGCATATAGCAGGGTTTATGTAGTTAAATCGAGAGATGAAAGAGAAAAAGTTATAGAATACCTAAAAGAAAATGGGGGAATTGTTGTAACAACAGCCGGAATGCTTGATGGGGGACCTATTCTGCATTATTTATCTGAGATGTGGGATAATCCAGAAAACTCATTAATATTAACTGGGTATCAAGTAGAAGATACAAACGGTAGATATTTAATTGAAACAGGATATTTAATAATAAATGGGCAAGAAATTAAACCAAAATTAGAGGTTACATTATTCGATTTTTCAGCGCATGCGGGAATGGACGAACTCCACGAATTTGTGAATAAAGTTAATCCAGAAACACTCATAATTCAGCATGGGGATGAACTTGAAGTTTTAACATTCAAAAAATGGGCAATTGAAAAAGGATTCAATGTATATACTCCAAAGTTGGGGGAGGTAATAAGGATTTAA
- the gmhA gene encoding D-sedoheptulose 7-phosphate isomerase: MKEYFEESAKVKLKFIEENEENLRKSIEIIAEVLKNGNKILICGNGGSAADAQHFAAEIVGRFKLERKGLPAIALTTDTSILTAIGNDYGFEMIFERQVEALGKKGDVLVGISTSGNSKNVIRAVNKAKEMGIYTIGLLGKGGGKLKDIVDLALVVPSNDTARIQECHLTIYHVICEEVEKRLFV, encoded by the coding sequence ATGAAAGAGTATTTTGAAGAAAGTGCAAAGGTTAAGTTAAAATTTATTGAAGAAAATGAAGAAAATTTAAGAAAATCCATTGAAATAATAGCAGAAGTATTAAAAAATGGTAATAAAATCTTAATTTGTGGAAATGGGGGTAGTGCGGCAGATGCTCAGCACTTTGCCGCTGAGATTGTGGGAAGGTTCAAGTTGGAAAGAAAAGGATTGCCTGCAATTGCATTAACAACAGACACATCTATTTTAACAGCAATTGGAAATGATTATGGGTTTGAGATGATTTTTGAGAGACAAGTTGAGGCATTGGGTAAAAAGGGTGATGTTTTAGTTGGAATATCTACAAGTGGGAACTCAAAGAATGTTATAAGAGCAGTCAATAAAGCCAAAGAAATGGGCATTTATACAATTGGTTTATTGGGAAAAGGAGGGGGTAAGTTAAAGGATATTGTTGATTTAGCATTGGTAGTTCCATCTAATGATACAGCAAGGATACAAGAATGCCATTTAACAATATACCATGTGATTTGTGAAGAGGTTGAGAAAAGATTGTTTGTGTAG
- the rfaE2 gene encoding D-glycero-beta-D-manno-heptose 1-phosphate adenylyltransferase: protein MIIKNRTLLKDIIKELKSQNLKIVFTNGCFDIIHRGHVEYLNKAKKLGDVLIVGINSDESIKKIKGEKRPIIPLYSRAYVLDNLKPVDFVVPFDEDSPIELIKIIKPHIHVKGGDYKEEDLPEAEVVKSYGGEVKIIPLIEGFSTTNIIEWILEKYR from the coding sequence ATGATAATTAAAAATAGAACATTGTTGAAAGACATAATTAAAGAGTTAAAAAGCCAAAATTTAAAAATAGTCTTTACAAATGGATGTTTTGATATAATTCATAGGGGGCATGTAGAGTATTTAAATAAAGCAAAAAAATTAGGAGATGTTTTGATAGTAGGAATAAATTCAGATGAATCTATTAAAAAAATAAAAGGAGAAAAACGCCCTATAATCCCACTATACTCAAGGGCTTATGTTTTAGATAATTTAAAACCAGTAGATTTTGTAGTTCCTTTTGATGAAGATAGCCCAATTGAATTGATAAAAATAATAAAACCCCACATCCATGTAAAAGGTGGGGATTACAAAGAGGAAGATTTACCAGAGGCAGAGGTTGTTAAAAGTTACGGTGGGGAAGTAAAAATAATCCCACTAATTGAGGGTTTTTCAACAACAAATATAATAGAATGGATCTTAGAAAAATATAGGTGA
- a CDS encoding bifunctional heptose 7-phosphate kinase/heptose 1-phosphate adenyltransferase: MIVVLGEVMLDKYTYGKVERINPEAPVPVLNAVEEKYTLGGAGNVANNIASLKHDVFLISITNRDEFGKCIEKLCNENGIKYYFVSDGRPTIVKHRFVAIGYNQQLLRVDYEKIYPINEEISNKILDKIKRLNSKSNILIISDYAKGLITKELMEKIKKEFKGKILVDPKPKNIEFYKDVYLIKPNLKETSQIIGREIENKDDELEKIGLELVEEFNSNFVITRSEKGSTLVTLNGEVYHISTKVKEVHDVSGAGDTFIAVLAYALDKGYDLVDAVKLANKASSIVVGKVGTATVSLDELFGKFSENNKMET, translated from the coding sequence ATGATAGTGGTTTTAGGAGAGGTGATGCTCGATAAATACACATATGGAAAGGTTGAGAGAATAAACCCTGAAGCACCAGTTCCAGTGTTAAATGCGGTTGAAGAAAAATATACACTTGGAGGAGCAGGAAACGTTGCAAATAATATCGCCTCTTTAAAGCATGATGTATTTTTAATAAGCATTACCAATAGAGATGAATTTGGGAAGTGTATTGAAAAACTGTGTAATGAAAACGGCATCAAGTATTATTTTGTATCAGATGGGAGGCCCACAATAGTGAAGCATAGATTTGTGGCTATCGGATACAACCAACAACTTCTTAGGGTGGATTATGAAAAAATATATCCAATAAATGAAGAAATTTCAAACAAGATTTTAGATAAAATTAAAAGACTCAACAGTAAATCAAATATATTGATAATTTCCGATTATGCAAAAGGCCTCATAACAAAAGAACTTATGGAAAAAATTAAAAAAGAATTTAAAGGTAAGATTTTAGTTGACCCTAAACCTAAAAACATAGAATTTTATAAAGATGTCTATTTAATAAAACCAAATCTAAAAGAGACTTCCCAAATTATTGGAAGAGAGATAGAAAACAAAGATGATGAATTGGAGAAGATAGGTTTGGAGTTGGTTGAGGAATTTAACTCAAATTTCGTCATCACAAGAAGTGAAAAGGGTTCTACATTGGTAACTCTTAATGGAGAAGTCTACCACATCTCTACAAAGGTTAAAGAAGTTCATGATGTTTCGGGGGCAGGAGATACATTTATTGCTGTTTTGGCTTATGCTTTAGACAAAGGTTATGATTTAGTTGATGCGGTTAAATTGGCAAATAAAGCAAGTTCAATTGTTGTTGGAAAGGTTGGAACTGCAACAGTTAGCTTAGATGAGTTGTTTGGCAAGTTTAGTGAAAATAACAAGATGGAAACATGA
- a CDS encoding preprotein translocase subunit Sec61beta has translation MSKREDRGLATSAGLVRYMDESLSKIRIEPEKVIGITLFIIVAEIILTYGVFL, from the coding sequence ATGTCCAAAAGAGAAGATAGAGGACTTGCTACAAGTGCTGGATTAGTAAGATATATGGATGAGTCACTCTCAAAAATAAGGATAGAGCCAGAGAAGGTTATAGGAATAACATTATTCATAATTGTTGCTGAGATTATTCTAACTTATGGGGTATTCCTATAA